Sequence from the Dehalococcoidia bacterium genome:
CTATCGACCAGCTGCGCCCCGACCCGGCAAACCCGCGCCGCATCTCCGACGCCGAGCTAGAGGCGCTCACCCGCAGCCTCAGGGAGTGGGGCTTCGTGCAGCCCGTCCTGGCACGACGCGAGGACAACACCGTCATCGGCGGCCACCAGCGGCTCACCGCCGCCCGGCGCCTCGGCCTGAAGACCGTGCCGGTGGTCTTCC
This genomic interval carries:
- a CDS encoding ParB N-terminal domain-containing protein, translated to MTAVTPLTILEVPIDQLRPDPANPRRISDAELEALTRSLREWGFVQPVLARREDNTVIGGHQRLTAARRLGLKTVPVVF